Proteins encoded together in one Rhea pennata isolate bPtePen1 chromosome 27, bPtePen1.pri, whole genome shotgun sequence window:
- the ACSBG2 gene encoding long-chain-fatty-acid--CoA ligase ACSBG2: MHWTTLCESEARMALAEPVSVAYLNSDAQGKCEVSLDDVLINSSPRIVEVHSAETVEDTKTEGSQMDMFRCKVFAPPTPCLWTTRRDGEVKLRMEEQGIGSEEPKTIPELFDEAVRKYGDDYALAYKKDGHWMKLSYKMYYGECWTAAKSFLKLGLERFHGVCILGFNSPEWFIADIGAIFAGGLAVGIYTTSSPEACHYIAENCSANIIVVENNKQLQKILEIEHKLPLLKAIIMYGEKPREKRPNLYSWEEFMDIADHVIDNPLMDVVESLKPNQCCTLIYTSGTTGQPKGVMLSHDNLTWTAAAAGRFIQLSDATKKQELVVSYLPLSHIAAQMIDIWLPLTFGAQVFFAQPDALKGTLIDTLREVRPTAFLGVPRVWEKMEEKMKCVGAKSSALKRKVASWAKEVGLQTNLKQMNGNTEVPVNFRLAKHLVYKKVRKALGLDRCTKCYTGAAPITKETLEFFLSLNIPVYELYGMSESSGPHTISLPHAFKLSSCGKEITGCRTLIHKPDGEGNGEICFSGRHVFMGYLNMEGKTREAIDKDGWLHSGDLGKHDKDGFLYITGRIKELIITAGGENIPPVPIEDAVKEAIPIISNAMLVGDKAKFLAMLLTLKCQVKEETGEPGDDLTPEAIEYCHKLGSKATKVSEIISSKDLAIYAAIQKGISAVNERAVSNAQKVQKWVLLEKDFSLFGGELGPTMKLKRAVVAQKYKDQINQFYTDADTPTTTGSAVQK, encoded by the exons ATGCACT GGACAACGCTGTGTGAGTCAGAGGCACGTATGGCACTTGCAGAACCAGTCTCCGTGGCTTATCTTAATTCGGATGCTCAAGGGAAATGTGAGGTGTCGTTGGATGATGTACTCATCAACTCTTCACCTAG aattGTTGAGGTCCACAGTGCTGAGACAGTTGAAGACACTAAAACAGAGGGATCTCAGATGGACATGTTCCGTTGCAAAg tgTTTGCACCTCCTACCCCCTGTCTGTGGACAACACGACGAGATGGTGAAGTCAAACTGAGGATGGAAGAACAAGGCATAGGCAGTGAGGAACCTAAGACAATTCCTGAGCTCTTTGACGAAGCAGTTAGAAAATATGGTGATGATTATGCCCTTGCATACAAAAAGGATGGCCATTGGATGAAGTTATCGTATAAAATGTACTATGGTGAATGCTGGACTGCagcaaaaagctttctgaag TTGGGACTAGAGCGTTTCCATGGAGTATGCATCTTGGGATTTAATTCTCCAGAGTGGTTTATTGCTGACATTGGAGCGATCTTTGCAGG tgGACTTGCTGTTGGTATCTACACTACAAGCTCTCCTGAGGCCTGCCATTACATAGCAGAGAACTGTAGCGCTAACATTATCGTTGTGGAAAACAataaacagctgcagaaaatctTAGAA ATTGAGCATAAACTACCTCTTCTGAAAGCTATTATCATGTATGGGGAAAAGCCAAGGGAGAAGAGACCAAACCTGTATTCT TGGGAGGAGTTCATGGACATTGCCGATCATGTTATAGATAATCCTCTCATGGATGTCGTTGAGTCGCTGAAGCCTAACCAGTGCTGCACACTAATATATACCTCAGGAACAACTGGACAGCCAAAGGGAGTAATGCTCAGTCATGACAAT TTGACAtggactgcagcagcagcagggcgtTTCATACAACTCTCAGATGctacaaaaaagcaagaattgGTGGTCAGCTATCTGCCCCTCAGTCACATTGCTGCACAGATGATAGATATTTGGTTGCCATTAACTTTTGGAGCACAAGTTTTCTTTGCTCAACCAGATGCACTAAAG GGCACTTTGATAGACACCCTGCGGGAGGTGAGGCCAACTGCCTTTTTGGGAGTTCCTCGTGTctgggaaaaaatggaagaaaaaatgaaatgtgtagGCGCAAAATCATCTGCACTCAAAAGAAAAGTGGCATCATGGGCCAAGGAAGTCGGGTTGCAGACAAACCTGAAACAGATGAACGG aaatactgaagtcCCGGTGAACTTCCGCTTAGCCAAGCACTTGGTATATAAGAAAGTTCGAAAGGCTCTTGGACTGGATCGGTGCACAAAGTGCTACACAGGAGCTGCCCCAATTACCAAAGAGACACTAGAATTTTTTCTGAGTCTGAACATTCCTGTGTATGAGCTATACGGCATGAGTGAGAGCTCTGGGCCTCACACAATCTCTCTGCCTCATGCATTCAAGCTTAGCAG CTGTGGAAAGGAAATTACAGGCTGCCGGACACTGATTCATAAGCCAGATGGTGAGGGCAATGGGGAGATCTGCTTCTCAGGAAGACATGTCTTTATGGGCTATCTGAACATGGAAGGAAAAACCAGAGAGGCCATCGATAAAGATGGCTGGCTGCATTCAGGTGACCTTGGCAAGCATGATAAAGATGGATTCCTCTACATCACTGGCAGAATTAAAG AGCTCATCATCACTGCCGGAGGTGAGAACATTCCTCCTGTTCCGATTGAGGATGCTGTAAAAGAGGCCATTCCCATCATTAGCAACGCTATGTTGGTTGGAGACAAAGCAAAATTCCTTGCTATGCTTCTGACGCTAAAG TGCCAAGTAAAGGAAGAAACTGGAGAGCCAGGAGATGACCTCACTCCAGAAGCTATCGAATACTGCCACAAACTGGGCAGCAAGGCTACCAAAGTCTCTGAAATCATAAGCAGCAAAGACCTAGCTATCTACGCAGCTATCCAGAAGGGAATTTCAGCAGTCAATGAGAGAGCAGTCTCAAATGCTCAGAAAGTCCAGAAATGGGTCCTTCTGGAAAAAGACTTCTCGCTCTTTGGGGGAGAGCTCG GACCAACCATGAAACTGAAGAGAGCAGTGGTGGCGCAGAAGTATAAAGACCAAATCAATCAGTTTTACACTGATGCAGATACACCAACCACAACAGGAAGTGCTGTTCAGAAGTAA